In one window of Henckelia pumila isolate YLH828 chromosome 1, ASM3356847v2, whole genome shotgun sequence DNA:
- the LOC140889346 gene encoding protein ENHANCED DISEASE RESISTANCE 2-like has translation MCPTKNKHKHHQHSHRSSTSSVASTAGDTDDWREGTINGGSLKHVDLHRGSNGWASPPGDVFSVRGPNYFAKKFKVPAGEWLLNPAGVDWLRSNAKLDHVLARPDNRVMNGLRGSSNHEKSKTFIIAINLQVPGREHHSAVFYFATKVDETINSHPLLYQFINGSDAFRNSRFKIVNKIVKGPWIVKTAVGNYSACLLGKALNCYYHRGPNYLEIDVDIGSSTIATAILRLALGCVTAVTVDMGFLVESQTEEELPERLFGAVRICQMEMSSATFVDSVTPTSKVLPMSSGGESENDDNNE, from the coding sequence ATGTGTCCCACGAAGAACAAACACAAACACCACCAACACAGCCACCGCTCTTCCACCTCTTCCGTCGCTTCAACTGCCGGCGACACTGATGATTGGAGAGAAGGGACGATCAACGGTGGATCCTTGAAACATGTCGATCTCCACAGGGGATCCAACGGATGGGCATCGCCTCCAGGGGATGTTTTCTCCGTCCGTGGACCTAATTATTTCGCGAAGAAATTCAAAGTTCCGGCCGGAGAGTGGCTGCTGAATCCGGCTGGAGTTGATTGGCTCCGTTCCAACGCGAAACTCGATCACGTTCTGGCGCGACCCGATAACCGCGTTATGAACGGGTTGCGCGGCTCGAGTAATCATGAAAAGTCAAAAACCTTCATCATCGCTATAAATCTCCAAGTACCAGGCCGTGAGCATCACTCCGCGGTTTTTTATTTCGCTACGAAAGTGGATGAGACGATAAACTCTCATCCGTTGCTgtatcaattcatcaatgggtCGGACGCATTTCGCAACAGCAGGTTCAAGATCGTGAACAAAATTGTGAAAGGACCGTGGATTGTAAAAACTGCTGTCGGGAATTATTCGGCGTGTTTGCTGGGCAAGGCTTTGAATTGCTACTATCATAGGGGACCAAACTATTTGGAAATCGACGTTGATATTGGCAGCTCGACTATTGCTACGGCCATTTTACGGCTTGCGTTGGGATGCGTAACGGCAGTGACGGTTGATATGGGTTTTCTGGTAGAGTCGCAGACGGAGGAGGAGTTGCCGGAGAGGTTGTTTGGTGCGGTGAGGATATGCCAAATGGAGATGAGTTCTGCTACGTTTGTTGATAGCGTCACTCCCACGAGTAAGGTTCTGCCAATGAGCAGTGGTGGTGAAAGTGAAAATGATGATAACAATGAATAA